A stretch of the Lolium perenne isolate Kyuss_39 chromosome 3, Kyuss_2.0, whole genome shotgun sequence genome encodes the following:
- the LOC127340605 gene encoding RHOMBOID-like protein 1, translated as MPRRGETAVVPIDADGAGHRRPKNGHRPRPPAQEFRPFRRWFPFLVPLFVAANVGLFVLTMYVNDCPAHAAAADAAIGGAAQAQAQGCLLQQDLGRFAFQPYRENPLLGPSSATLLEMGALETSKIAKDHEWYRLITCIWLHAGVVHILANMLSLLLIGIRLEKEFGFLRIGTLYVISGVGGSLLSALFMVSNISVGASGALFGLLGSMLSELITNWTIYENKFAALLTLVIIIAINLAVGILPHVDNFAHIGGFISGFFLGFVLLIRPQFQYINQKNSPLGVSSGTAKCKYKIYQIILLVIALVILICGFIIGFVLLMKGFNASEQCSWCHYLSCVPTSKWSCKAPSNYCVSSQLGEQLNLTCQSTGKTETYVINNPANAEALKHLCLGLCS; from the exons ATGCCGCGGCGGGGCGAGACGGCGGTGGTCCCCATCGACGCGGACGGCGCCGGCCACAGGAGGCCCAAGAACGGCCACCGTCCGCGCCCGCCGGCGCAGGAGTTCCGGCCGTTCAGGCGCTGGTTCCCGTTCCTGGTGCCGCTCTTCGTGGCCGCCAACGTCGGGCTCTTCGTCCTCACCATGTACGTGAACGACTGCCCCgcacacgccgccgccgccgacgccgcgaTCGGCGGGGCCGCGCAGGCGCAGGCGCAGGGGTGCCTGCTCCAGCAGGACCTCGGCAGGTTCGCCTTCCAGCCATACAGGGAGAACCCCCTCCTCGGGCCCTCCTCCGCAAC GCTGCTGGAAATGGGGGCGCTAGAAACGAGTAAAATTGCAAAAGATCACGAATGGTACCGCCTCATCACCTGCATTTGGTTGCATGCTGGTGTCGTCCACATACTCGCCAATATGTTGAGTCTCCTATTGATTGGAATCAGGCTCGAGAAGGAATTTGGTTTCC TGAGGATTGGCACACTCTATGTGATCTCGGGGGTTGGTGGCAGCTTGTTGTCTGCTCTATTCATGGTGTCGAATATCTCAGTTGGCGCCTCAGGTGCACTGTTTGGATTACTGGGCTCCATGCTGTCGGAGCTGATAACAAACTGGACAATATACGAGAATAAG TTCGCCGCTCTATTGACTCTTGTTATAATCATTGCTATCAACTTAGCTGTCGGGATCCTTCCACACGTTGACAACTTTGCTCATATCGGAGGATTTATATCGGGTTTCTTTCTTGGTTTTGTGCTCCTAATCCGGCCTCAGTTCCAATACATCAACCAAAAGAACTCTCCTCTTGGAGTTTCCTCAGGCACAGCTAAATGCAAGTACAAGATATATCAGATTATACTTTTGGTGATTGCTCTGGTGATATTAATTTGTGG GTTCATCATTGGCTTTGTATTGCTAATGAAAGGCTTCAATGCTAGCGAGCAATGTTCTTGGTGCCATTATCTGAGCTGTGTTCCTACTTCAAAGTGGAGCTGCAAAGCACCGAGTAACTATTGCGTA TCCTCACAGCTTGGAGAACAATTAAATCTGACCTGTCAAAGCACTGGGAAGACTGAAACATATGTTATCAACAATCCAGCCAATGCGGAAGCATTAAAACACCTCTGTCTTGGCCTTTGCAGTTGA
- the LOC127340604 gene encoding protein IWS1 homolog 1, translating to MDDFYDEDGEQLMDPDARDPSPSPEPQPQPYDDLEDDLGDDDAGWNRDRSPTPVHGDGDGAGSSARPRKRLLKKGGKGDSGGGGGMPADELEDWGGLPDEDAARKRKGSSSLRDLAKGGKERHEKKRRKEDRGGMAREKRGGGEDDEGEREIRELWDTIAGEGGSEDDQEGVRTLDDDNFIDDTGVDPADRYDNDNDGHSPRHYAQAEEAEEDDEIERLFSSKKKKKSDRPRADIGLIVEQFIAEFEVASEEDANLNRQSKPAINKLMKLPLLIEVLSKKNLQQEFLDHGILTLLKNWLEPLPDGSMPNMNIRTAVLKLLSDFPIDLEQFDRREQLKKSGLGKVIMFLSKSDEETTSNRKLAKELVDKWSRPIFQKSTRFEDMRRYDDERPPPYRRPQMKKPSSSSGMESRDDDLDADFSQRKSGQSGSRQHASRPEASPLDFVIRPQSKVDPEQIRARAKQVVQDQRRLKMNKKLQQLKAPKKKNLQASKLSVEGRGMVKYL from the exons atggacga CTTCTACGACGAGGACGGCGAGCAGCTCATGGACCCGGACGCGCGGGACCCCTCCCCCTCCCCGGAGCCGCAGCCGCAGCCCTACGACGACCTCGAGGACGACCtcggcgacgacgacgccggctggAACCGCGACCGCTCGCCCACCCCCGtccacggcgacggcgacggcgccggGTCCTCCGCCAGGCCCCGCAAGCGCCtcctcaagaagggcggcaagggggactccggcggcggcggcggtatgcccgcggacgagctggaggactggGGCGGGCTGCCGGACGAGGACgcggcgaggaagaggaagggGTCGTCGAGCCTCAGGGACCTCGCCAAGGGCGGCAAGGAGAGGCACGAGAAGAAGCGGAGGAAGGAGGACAGGGGGGGCATGGCGAGGGAGAAGAGGGGCGGCGGGGAGGATGACGAAGGGGAGAGGGAGATCCGGGAGCTCTGGGATACCATCGCCGGGGAAGGCGGCTCAGAG GATGATCAAGAAGGTGTTAGAACTCTAGATGATGATAATTTCATCGATGATACTGGGGTTGATCCAGCTGACCGTTATGACAATGATAATGATGGCCACTCTCCTCGGCATTATGCACAG GCAGAGGAAGCTGAAGAGGATGATGAAATTGAGCGTCTCTTTAgtagtaagaagaagaagaagagtgaTCGGCCACGAGCAGATATTGGTCTTATCGTTGAGCAGTTCATTGCTGAGTTTGAAGTAGCATCTGAAGAAGATGCAAACCTAAATAGGCAATCCAAACCGGCCATTAACAAACTTATGAAGCTTCCACTGCTCATAGAGGTTCTCTCAAA GAAGAATCTCCAGCAGGAATTCCTTGATCATGGAATTCTCACTCTTCTGAAAAACTGGCTTGAACCTTTACCTGATGGAAGCATGCCGAATATGAATATTCGAACTGCTGTACTGAAGTTACTATCTGAT TTCCCAATTGATCTTGAACAATTCGACAGAAGAGAGCAGCTTAAGAAAAGTGGCCTGGGAAAG GTTATCATGTTTTTGTCAAAATCTGATGAGGAGACTACTTCCAATAGAAAATTAGCCAAGGAACTGGTTGATAAATGG agtcgACCAATATTCCAAAAGAGCACACGATTCGAGGATATGAGgagatatgatgatgaaagacctCCTCCTTACAGGAGGCCTCAAATGAAGAA GCCTTCAAGTAGTTCTGGAATGGAATCGAGAGACGATGATCTTGATGCTGACTTCTCTCA GCGCAAGTCTGGGCAAAGTGGTTCTAGGCAGCATGCGTCTAGGCCAGAAGCATCGCCTCTGGACTTCGTCATCCGTCCGCAGTCCAAGGTTGACCCTGAACAGATACGGGCTCGTGCCAAGCAAGTTGTCCAAGACCAGCGCCGGCTCAAG ATGAACAAGAAACTGCAGCAGCTGAAGGCGCCAAAGAAGAAGAACCTCCAGGCTTCAAAGCTCAGCGTGGAAGGCCGTGGGATGGTGAAGTACTTGTGA